The following nucleotide sequence is from Alkalihalobacillus sp. LMS39.
CCAAACATTAAATCGTCTTCTTTTAATGTTCGATTTAACGCATCGACAATTTTATATACATCAGGTGTTTTCTCAATTTTCACTGTTGAAATAACGTCCATTTTTTGTTCCGTTTGTTTTTTTTCCACGTTAATGTCATCCTTTTTGTTCAAGTTTTTTCTAATCATATATACACAAGTTTCGGCCATACTATTAGTAACGCTCAACTAAAGGGAGGTATGAGCGTGACACATTGGATAACTCACTGTTCCACAGCTGAATTATTTCAACACGAAAAACAATGGTACGCTCTTTCTTCTACTCATCGCCCAGAAAAGGAAAAAACATTAGAGTGTAATGTTAGGCAAACATATTTTCCTTCTCTATTGCACAAAGAAAAATAGCCTTTTAAAAAATATTCTCTGCTCACACCTCGATGAATCCTGTTGCCCGCAGGATTCATTTTTATAATAATCGATTATATTGTTGATTTAATTCAAATTGTATCTTTTCTTCGTCCATCGTTGTACAAACTTTATCTTTAACAAGCTGCTTGCCTTTGACATACACATCGTTTACATCACGGCCAGATGCCGTATAGACAAGATGGGAAACAATGTGATTGTTTGGTTGGAAGTGTGGCCCATCAGGACAAATTGTAATAAAGTCAGCTTCATAACCACACTTTATTTGCCCGACATACTGTAGCCCTAACGCTTCGGCCCCATTTGTTGTGGCCATTTGTAACGCTTTTTTCGCTGGCAAGACAGTGGAGTTTTGTTGTACCCCTTTTTGTATTAATATCCCCGTTCTCATTTCTTCAAACAAATCTAAATGATTATTCGATGCGGCACTATCTGTACCAAACGCTACTGTAATCCCTTTTTCCACCATAGTCGCTACTGGTGCGATTCCTGATCCTAACTTTAAATTGCTCATTGGGTTATAGGATACTGAAACATTATGTTTATGCAATAGCTCCATTTCTTCCTCATTAACATGAACCGCATGAGCAACAAGAGATTTCGTTGAAAAGAATCCTAAATCGGCTAAATGAGCAACAGGTCGCTTCCCATACTTTCGTTCGTTTTCTTCGACTTCAAACGCCGTTTCTGACATATGGGTATGTAACGGTAATGAATGACGATGTGCTTCATTTACAACCATCTCAATAAAATTAGGTGGACAAGTGTAAACGGCATGAGGAGATAACATCGTCGTAACCCTTCCATCATCTGCCCCGCGATATTCCGTTGCAAAATGAACCGCTTCTTGAATTTTTTCCTTTTGCTCAGCAACCGAACATAAACCGATCATCCCTCTTGTCATGACAGCACGCATACCTACTTTAACAACTTGCTCGGCCATATCAGCTAGATGAAGATGGTACATATCTAAAAATGTCGTCGTTCCTGACTTCAGCATTTCAACCATCGCTAGCGATTGGCTAGCCAGAACAGCTTCCTTAGTGAACCGGGATTCTATTGGCCACATTTTATCTTGTAGCCACTGTTCGAGTGGTAAGTCATCCGCATGACCTCGCAGCATCGTCATGCCTGTGTGACCATGTGTATTTATTAATCCAGGTAAAACCCATTTTCCTTTTAAATCAATATACATTGTTTCCGGCTCATCTAACGGAGGTGGCCCTTCATTCACATGAACAACCTTGCCCTTTTCATCAACTAAAAAAGACCCTCTCTCCCATATATCATCATGTTCATTTAGTGTAATGATGACACCATTGTAAAAATATTGCTGACTCATAAAAAAAACTCCTTGTTTTAACGTTTCCACCTTATTTTATTTCGTGATAATCGACGGAAACTCCTCCTGAGGGTTTACAGTTAACACTTCATAGTTTTTTAAATCTGAACGAATGGATACAGTTCCAATTTTATATGTTTGATAAATATCAATCCATGTTTCTTGGAGACGAAAGATGACATCTTGACTGACCGTTTGACCGCGCTTTTGAAACAAAATCGCTACTTGAGGGTCGACTTCTTCCAAAAACAATTGAGACGTCCCTTTATCACTTCCAAAATCAGCCACTTTTAATATCGCTGACTTTAAATGATATTGTTCAGTTAACTGCTCTTCAATTTTTTCATTCGCCACGCCCATATATAATGTTTTTAATTGCCCATATGTAAACACAAGTACAAATGAATCATAAGGATCATCTCCTGAATATAATACTTCTGTTTCTAATGACGGTAAAAGCTCTTCTTTCACTCCTACATCCCACACCGTGATTTTATCGCTTTCAATCCCATACCGTTTTTCAATCGACTCTTTCATCCCAACAGGTACAATAATTTGTTCGACAGGGTAATGGTCAAGCAGCCATAAAAGGTTTCCACTATATTCAGGTTCATCATTCACTAGTATAAGCGAATTAATCTTTTCTACATGAAACATATGTAGACGTTTTGCGAAATCAACTTGGCTTGACGGATGACCAGTACCAATAAGAACCGTCCCACCTTCTCCTGATTGAATTAACGTTGCTTCACCATCAGGTATATCAAAGTATGTAAACGCAATTTCATCTTTACTCAAGTTATAATCCACTTCAAATTCAAAGCTTTCCCCTGTTACCGTACTGCTTACTTCCATTGTAGAACAACCATATAATTGCATGGAAAAAAAGCATACAAGCCCTAAGAGCACGATGCGCATTTAAGTATCTCCCCTCTATTTATCTCTTGAGGTTAGTTTACGACATATGCGCATAATATATGATTGAATTTACAACCAGTTTTTGCAAACGTTTAGCAGTGATTTCATCTCGTCTTCATAAACAGGAACAGATGGAAGAGACGCGAGAAAAGATGCTCCATATTTTGTTGTGATAATTCGTTTATCAAATACGATGACAACGCCTTTGTCATGAGATGTTCGAATTAACCGACCAAACCCTTGTTTAAAACGAAGAATCGCTTGTGGTAAAGACAATTCCATAAACGGATTTTTTCCTGTTTCTTTTAATCGTTCACTACGCGCTTCTAATACAGGGTCATCTGGTGGAGAAAATGGGAGCCTGACAATAATAAGGCAGCTTAAATCTTCACCAGGAATATCGATTCCTTCCCAAAAACTACTCGTTCCAAACAAAATCGCCTTATCGTGCTGTTTGAATGCTTTCATTAGTTTAGCTCGACTGCCACTATTTACCCCTTGCCCGATTAAATGAAAGTCTTCATCACTAAGACGGTCTTTTACTTTCGCATACACTTGCTTTAACATATCATAGGAGGTAAATAAAATTAACATCCTGCCTTTAGTTACAAAAGCAACATCCACGATTTTATCAATAATATCATCTTTGAATTGAGGCGAATTGATCGCCGGTACATCAGTTGGAATAAGAAGTTTTGCTTGTGTCTCATATTGAAATGGAGATGGAACAATGGTCGTACTTGGCCCAAAGTCTTGTAAGCCAAGCCGTTCAATTAAATAAGAAAACGACCGTTTCACAGTTAGCGTCGCTGACGTTAACACGACACTTTTTTTATGCATAAAAAAATGGTCCGCTAATAGTTCACCAATATCAATCGGCTTACTATATAGAAAGCTTCCATTTTTGGCACCACGTTCATCGGTTTCCATCCAATACACTAGATTAGGGTCATATTCTAGCAATAAACGCTCAATCTTTGTTGTTTCTTCTTGCCAGCTTTGTAGCCAGCTCTTAAAATCCGTTAACACGCCTCGTTCTTCTAATGTTAACCCATCTTTTATAAGCTCTAGTGGTTTTGCGAGTTTCATTCCGAGTTGTTCCATATTTTTACTATACATTAACATTCTTAAAGCCACTTCTGTTATATTTGACCATAGTGGCCCCGACTCTTCATGTGCCATATAGCGATAACTAATTCGACCGATTTCAGTTTTTCCTACGGCTTGCTTTTCAACAAACGCACGCAACATCCGAAATAACTCATCAATCTCTTCTTTCACTTGTTGTCCAACTTGAACGAATTGATGTAAACTCGCCCCATGGTCTAGTTCATATTGTTCGGCTACCATGTGAAATCGTTTAACAATTCCTTTCGTTTCTAACGTTCCGAAGCGATTCCACAAATAAGCAAATGTTACATAATCGGTTTGTTCTCCGAGATGATCACAAGCGACTTCTTCTAAATGATGCGCCTCATCGATAATGACTTGGGAATATGAGGGCAATAATGACTTTTTATGAACTAAATCTGTAAATAGCAAAGCATGGTTTGTAATGATGATTTCTGCTTGTTGAGCATTTTTTCGTGCCGTTTGATAAAAACACCTTGAAAACCAAGGGCATCTGTTCCCTAGACATGTCGCTGCATCACTTTTTACTTCATGCCAAAACGCTCTCCCACCAGATGGCAAGTTTAATTCTTCCACATCTCCTGTTGTTGTTTCCGTTAACCAAATTAAAATTTGTCCCATCGACAAAAGCGTATCATAATTATCTTCATCATAAGATCCCATGACACGTTGTTCAAACTTCCTTAAGCATAAATAATGATTTCGCCCTTTTAATAATGCGACATGGAATGGAAATGGGGTCACATTTTTTAAAAGGGGGATATCACGATCGAGTAATTGTTGTTGAAGAGGTATCGTTTGTGTACTAATAACGACGGGTTTCTGTTCGTTTTTTGCCCAAAATACAGAAGGAAGTAAATAAGCGATTGACTTTCCTGTTCCTGTTCCCGCTTCAATTAGCAAATGCTTAGACTCACTTAAAGCATCATTGACTTCATCCATCATTTCTTGTTGACCTGTTCGCACTTCATAATCCGTAAACACATTAGCTAATTGTCCATCTTGGTTCACTAAAGCTTCTTTATACTTTGCAAACGGCATCGGCTCATCTAAAGGCTGTCGTTTCCATTTTTTCTTTTTACGGATCGCCAATCCTCTATAAATATCAAATTGCGTATCATCATCTTGAAGCTTTCTTTGTTTTTCATGTATTATCGGCAATAACAGTTGATCAATATCAGATTGAAGTCTCTTCATAACAGGCTTAAGTTGTTGTAACGTAATCGCTGGGAGCTTCTTTAGTTTATGTAATAATACTAATAATAAATGAGCGGTTACTTCCGCATCACTATCTGCTTGGTGTGGCCGTTCATGGGTTATATCAAGCTTTTCAGCTAATTGATTTAGTTTATAGCCATCTTCTTTCGGTAAAAGCAACCTCGCTAATTCTACCGTATCAATGACATAGCCAGTAAACGGGTGATAGCCTGCATCTTCAAGTTCCTTTTGTAAAAAAGACAAGTCAAACCGTACATTATGAGCAACAAAGCTCGCTCCTTCTAACATCAATAATAATTCTTTTGCAACTAAATCAAAGGTAGGTGCATGTTTCACCACCTCATCCGTTATCCCTGTAAGCTGCTTTATAAACGTCGGTATCTTTGTTAGAGGATTCACATAGGTGGCAAATCGTTCGATAATTTCTCCATCCTCAATAAGAACCGCACCAATTTGAATGATACGGTCCACACCAGCAGTTTGTCCTGTTGTTTCTATATCCACTACACAATATCGTTTTGTCATTTCGATCACCTCTAGTGGTGTCACTTGCGTTAGTTTAATAACGAAGCTTGGCATAATGGGTAGTTGGATAAAATATGGTTTGTTGCGTTTGCGATTCGTTGTAGCTCTTCTTTTTCTCCCCATGTACGCAATAACCATAAATAAGAGGTTAAAACATTTACGTCATCTGATTGTTCAAGAAGAGTTGTAAACAATTCTTTTGCTTTTTCGCGCTCATCCATTAATCCAATGTTCCATGCTAACCCGTGCCAAACAGCGGTATCATCATATCCAAGGGAAAGCAAACGTTCATAACAATGTATTGCTCCATGATGCATACCAATCCACTCAAAGTCATACGCAAGGGTGAAGAGGATTTCTTTCGTTTCCACTACTTGTAACGCAGTTAACCACGCATTAAATGCTTTTTCCACATCATCATTTGCTATATAACAACGACCTATATAATAATATGTTTCGCCGTCATCTGGCATCGCTTTAATCACGTCTTCAAAAAAAGCAAGTGCCATCGTTGGTTGTGATTGCAAATAATGACACATTCCTAAATTATACACTACATCGACATTATTAGTAAGAGTTAATGCTTTTTCAAAATGAGCAATCGCCTCGTCCCACTGTTCTTCTTGCACAGCTAAACAGCCTAACCCTACATAGGCAAAGTGAACAATCGATTCCTCATGACTATGAAGCAAAAATAAAAAAGTTTCTTTTGCCCCTGTCCAATGTTCTGCGTAAAGCTGTGAAAAAGCTAAATATAAAAAAATAATTTCATTTGCAGATTGTTTACTTTCTTGTTTGAATTGTTTTACAGCTTCTTCAAACATGCCTAAGTCAAAAAATGATGTCCCTTTTGATTCATAGCGGAACGTTTTCATCTGCTGGAAAAAATCATCCATGTCTTTTTCTAACAATGCTAATTTTTCATCCATTTCAGCCCACTTCGACAACAACCGTTCTCTTCCTTGTTCTAGCGATTCGACGTGAGCTGTTCGTTCTTTTTCAGAAAGGTGTTTCCAATTTGCCTTTACATAATCAAATAACGAATCCCACTTTTGAAAGGGTTCCATAAAAAAACCTCCCGCTAGATGATGTATACAAACAGTTTTCATCTAACAAGAGGTGAATATACAATTTACATGACGGTAGAAGCTGGCTCTTTCCCTAACATTTCCACAATTTTATTATTTTCATCCATTATGGCTACTGTCGGTTTATAGTTCGCTAAGTCATCTTGATGGACCATCGCATAAGAAATAACGATAATAACATCTTGCTCTTGTACACGTCTAGCCGCTGCACCATTTAAACAAAACACACCTGAACCTCTAGGCCCAGCAATAACATACGTTTCAAAGCGTTCGCCATTATTATTATTTACAATTTGAACTTTCTCATTTTCAATAATATCAACGGCTTCCATAATATCTTCATCAATCGTAATACTTCCAACGTAATTTAAATTAGCTTCGGTTACACGCGCGCGGTGGATTTTTGCTTTCATCATTGTACGATACATTTTGTTCTCCCCCTCAAACTTCGATTATAACGTTATCAATTAATCTTGCTTTTGAATATTGGACGGCAACCGCAATAATGAGTCTTCCTTCTGCTTTTTCTCTCTTTGCTAACTCCGGAAATGCTAACATCTCGACATAATCAATCTGACCCAATGTTGTTTGTTCAAGATGCTGCCGTACCATTTTCTCAATATTGGCTGCATCACGTTCTCCTGTTTCTATCGTTTGTTTGCCAAGCTGTAAACTGCGATAAATACAGGTCGCGTTCTTTCGCTCGGTGTCAGTTAAATTCACATTGCGCGAGCTTTGTGCTAGCCCATCTTGCTCCCTTAAAATCGGACAAGCAACTACTTTTGTTGCGATATTAAAATCACGGACAAGTTTTTCTATGACAGCAACTTGCTGGGCATCCTTTAAACCAAAATAAGCATATGTCGGAGCAACCATACCAAACAGTTTTAACACGACGGTGGCAACGCCATCAAAATGACCAGGTCTCGTTCTTCCACATAATCGGTCGACACCTTCATGAACAACAACGGTCATGGCAGGTTTCTGTGGATACATTTCTTCAACTGAAGGATAAAACAAAACATCGACCCCATGTTCTTTTGCGAGCTGTTCATCCCGCTTAAAATCTCTTGGGTATCGTTCAAAATCTTCTCCAGGACCAAATTGTAATGGATTCACAAAAATACTCATGACGACTAAATCACATTGCGCCCGTGCGTTTTCCACTAAACTCATATGCCCGTTATGCAAAAATCCCATCGTTGGAACAAACCCAATCGTTTGCTCCCGATAAGGCTTTAAAATATGACGTAGTTCCTGTATTGTCTCAACAATTTTCATGGCGTTGATATCCTCCCACCATATACATGCTCTAATTGTTCCTCCTTCATTGTAAAGGAGTGCTTTTCTTCTGGGAAGTGGGAAGTTTTTACTTCTTGTACATAATCGGAAACAGCTGTTTGGATTTGATTTGAAACGTTAGCATATTGCTTCACAAATTTAGGGACACGATTGCTACCATAGCCGATTAAGTCATGATACACGAGTACTTGCCCATCTGTATCTACACCTGCACCGATTCCAATAACAGGAATGGTAAGCTGTTCACTAATGAGTTTTGCGATTTGTTTTGGCACACATTCTAATACAAGCGCCATCGCACCTGCTTCTTCAGCTTTTTTCGAGTCTTCAATAAGTTGTTTTGCACTTTCTGCATCTTTCCCTTGGACGCGATAGCCGCCTAATACGCCTACCGATTGTGGGGTTAACCCTAAATGAGCAACAACAGGCACACCAGCATTCGTTAAATGTACAATCACATTGAAAACGCCACCATTACCTTCAACCTTAACAGCGTCCGCACCCCCATCTTGCATTAGTTTCCTCGCATTGAGCATTGTTTCGTGAATAGACCCGTGATACGTTAAAAATGGCATATCTGTCACAGTAAAAGTCGCTCTAGCCCCGCGTTTTACTGCTTTTGTATGAAGCACCATATCATCTAATGTGACGGGAATTGTAGAATCATAACCTAACACAACCATCCCAAGAGAGTCCCCAACTAAAATCATATCGACTCCAGCTTCCTCAACGAGTTTTGCAGATGGAGCATCATAGGCGGTCACCATCGCAATCTTTTCTTTTTCCACTTTCATCTTTTTAAAATCAACTGCTGTTTTCATTGTCTTTCCTCCTCTAATTGACGAGAGAACAAGACTTAAACCGAAGCCGAAATAAAAACCCTACTAATCCTTATAAAAATAAAAGGATAGTAGGGTATAAACGCAAAAAACGGTTTAAAATCAATCCCTCTGTCCTAGTCCTATTTTGGATCAAGGCAGACCACATTCATGAATATTATTAATAATTTGGTGCAGTTCCATGTATGGATACTACCCTACGACAAGATTATAACAAAATTTAAACGATTTGGTAACATTTTTTACTTGATTTCAATATCAGCAGAATAAATGGAATGAATGTCACCGATATCATCCTCTAATAGTAAAACTCCTTCATCTGTAATCCCTTTAGCAACACCAATTAATGTACCATGTAATGTTCTAGCTGTAATCCGTTTCCCTAGACTCACTGCATAGCATTCCCAAACAGACTTAATTACAGAAAACCCTTGTTGTAAATAATCATGATAAAACTGTTCTAGCTCGTAAAACAAGTGCGATAATAAAACGGCACGGTTTATTTCCTCACCGGCTTCTACCATCAAAGACGTCGCCTTTTCTTGTAATTCTTCCGGAAAATGCTCTGTTGTATGATTGATGTTCATACCGATGCCAATAATGACGGAATGAACATAATCAGGTTCTGACTGCATTTCTGTTAAAATACCGACTACTTTTTTTCCGTTAATTAAAATATCATTCGGCCATTTTATTTCACAATCTAACCCCGTTGTTTTTTTAATTGCACGAACAACACTCACGGCGGCTAAAAGCGTTAATTGCGGCGCTTTTTGCGGTGGGATTTTCGGTCGGAGAATAATGCTCATAGAAACGCTTGTCCCTAATGGAGAATGCCATTCTCTCCCCATCCTTCCTTTCCCTCTCGTTTGTTCATCCGCTATGACAACATGACCTTCCGCAGCCTCTTCTTGTGCTAGCCGGTGAGCAATATCTTGAGTAGACGGTACAGATTCAAAATAAGTAAACTGTTGCCCAATACAAGATGTTTGCAAATGAACTTTAATATCATGAGGTTGAATCGTATTTGGACTTGTTATAATCCGATACCCTTTTCTCGGGATGGCTTCCACTTCATATCCCATTTTTCTAAGTTCTTCGATATGTTTCCATACCGCTGTTCGAGAACACCCTAATTCTTTACTGATTTTTTCTCCAGATACAAATTCTGTTGACTGAAGAAGTTTCAATAATGTTTCCTTTTTCACAATAAACCCTTCTTTCTACTCCATGCCAATATCTCATTTTTCTCGTTTGGAAGCTCTCCGTAAATAACGGCTGTCTCAACTTCATGCAAACATCCTTCAATCCAACTACCAGGTTCGCGCGTTGTTTCATGAAGTAATAGCGAGCCGTTAATCGCAAGGTCTTGCCGTTTTTTCAAGCGCAAATGTTCATACTTGTCTAGTAGATGCTGGATACTTTCTTTTTTTTCTGGATGCAGTAAATGAATAAGCCGTTCCACTTTTATGATGGTAGCTTTTCCACAGTCATAAAGGAGCCGCAATGACCATCCCTCTGTTTTTCTTTTGTTAACATAAGTTTGTAACTCTTGTAGTTCTTTCATAAAACGATTTGATTTTTTGAAATAGCGGAGTTGGGTTTCAACGGGATGATGGACATCACGTAATAATAAAAACCACCGTTCTTCTAAAGTCATTTCGTTATAAAGTGGATGATTCATCCAATCGATTAATTCTTTAGGTAAAATAGGCAAACTCGAAAATTGAACGTGGTGTAGGACAGCTATTGCTTTACTACAATATGGTCCTAGTAACAATTTGTCTATTTCTTTTGCTAATCGTTCGTTCGCTACAAGAGAAAGGGAAGCTTTCAACTCCAACATCGCTTGTCTAGTTTCTTGCTCAATAGAAAAACCTAATTGGCTTATAAAACGAACCGCTCGGACCATTCGTAACGGGTCTTCTTTAAATCGATCGTTCGCACAACCCGAAGCACGAATGACCGAATAATCAAGGTCCACTTTATATTGATGGGGGTCAATGAGAACAAAATCTTTTGTCAGCGCGATCGCATTAACCGTAAAATCTCGAAGAAATAAATCTTGTTCAAGTGTTCGCGGTTCTTTCCCTTTATAACGACTCACCTCAAATAAATCATCCTCTATTTTTACAATGACCGTTTCATGCGCTGTACCGACTTCTATCGTTTGAGGGAACAGGATGATAACCTCATCTATCGTAGCTGATGTAACAATGTCCACATCCGAAATCGGTCGTTGTAACAAATAATCACGCACAGCTCCCCCAACAAAATAAGCTTCGTGTCCGGCATGTATAAGAGTTTCAATGACAAGTTGAGCTTTTTCCCAAAGAGGTGAAATAAGACATCATCCTTTAACTAACTCATAATAAATCGATTCATATTGTGCTACGATGCTTTTTGAGCTAAAAAACTGTTGAACTCGGTCTTGAGCTTGCTTTGACATCTGTTCGTGTAACTGAGAATTTAGTAATAAGGAATTTGCTTTATCTGACACTTGCTCTACATTTCCTACTTCACATATATAACCAGTTTCTCCATCAACAATGACTTCAGGAATTCCACCGATATTTGTTCCAATAACAGGGACACCACAAGCCATTGCTTCTAGAGCTACAAGGCCAAAGCTTTCTTTTTCAGAAAGCAACAACATTAAGTCACTAATGGAAAGAATTTCTGCGACATGCTTTTGGTTTCCTAAAAACCGAACATCATCTTGAATTCCTAATTCACGAACTAATTTACAGGCAACCGTTGTTTCTGGCCCGTCTCCAATTAACAATAATTTTGCTTTTTGTTTGTTACGAATAAGGGCAAAGCTTTTAATAATATCACTTACTCGCTTAACCGGACGGAAATTCGAAATATGCACGACAACTTTATCGTCTTTTTCTATTCGATATTGTTCACGTAAATCAAGGCGACAATGTTTACGATACACACGTTCGTCAATAAAATTATAAACGGTCTCTATTGGTCGTTCGATATGTAATAATGAATGGGTTTGTTCCGCTAAACTATTGGACACGGCTGTCACGACATCAGATTGTTCAATCCCAAATCGAATAATTTCGCTTAATGATGGGTCATAGCCAAGCACAGTGATATCTGTTCCATGTAATGTCGTAACAATGTTCACTTTTCCACCGACCATTTGTTTCGCTAAATACGCACAAATCGCATGGGGGACAGCGTAATGCACATGAAGAACATCTAATTGTTCCCGCGTAATAATTTCCGCCATTTTACTTGCTAAAGATAAATCATACGGTGGAAATTTAAAAACCGAATATTGATTCACTTCCACTTCATGATAATAAAGATTTGGATAAACTTTATCTAAACGAAACGGCATACTTGACGTTATAAAGTGTACGTCGTGGCCATTTTCAGCTAATAGCTTCCCTAACTCTGTTGCAATCACACCAGAGCCTCCAACTGTTGGATAACAACTAATTCCTATTTTTAATTTTTTCATGATCATTCCCCTAAAATATCTTGTACAAGAATCGGTCCGTCAGCTAAAAAGCCTTCTCCGTATTGCACACCTACTTCTTTTCCAAACAACCGTTCTCTCGCAGTCACCGTTTCAATATATCCATTTGTTAACGGTGTTTGTACACTCGTTGCTGTTGCTATAAATTGACTTTTATACGCCTTAAGTGCTTCTAGCTTTTGTTCCATTGATTCACTAATATCAATGATAAAATCAGGTTTATGGAAACCATTAATTAAATAAGAAAAACAACGTGTTACTCGAAAAGCCGGTAATGGTTGACCTGTTTCATACTTACGAATCCCGGCATTAAATATCGCTTCTTTTACTAGCGCTGCACAGTGACCATGATCAGGATGCCTATCTATCGGATAAGGGACAAAGACAAGTTTTGGTTCATATGTCCGAATCACATCGACAATTTTATCAATACTTTCTTTTGCTAGCATTAATCCACGATCTGGCAAATCAAGCTGAACTCTGTTTGTTTTTAATAAAGTGGCGGCTTGTTTGGCTTCCTCTTGCCTTTCGGATACTGTCCCGTTAGAAGAAAGCTCAGCATACGTTAAATCACAAATAAGGGTGCGATAACCAAGATTCGCATATTTATATAGCGTTCCTCCCATCCCAATTTCAACATCATCAGGATGGGCACCAAACGCGAGAATATCTACTTTATTCATTTATCGTCGGCTTATCCTTTCCAGCCACAATTTCTCGCCAATGCAATTCTCCACGCTCTAGCCCTTTCACGAGAATTTCAGCCGTCCCCATATTTGTAGCTAACGGAATATTTTGTACATCACATAACCGAATGAGTGCCGCAATATCAGGCTCATGTGGTTGCGCTGTTAATGGATCACGGAAAAAGATAATTAAATCAAATTTATTTTCTGCAACAAGGGCACCAATTTGTTGGTCTCCTCCAAGAGGACCAGATTGAAACCGAGTAACAGGAAGACCTGTTGCATCAATAATCCGTTGTCCTGTCGTTCCTGTCGCATATAAATCATGGCCTTCAAACACCTTTTTATACGCAACCGTAAAAGCAACCATACTATCTTTTTTCTTATCATGTGCGATAAATGCAATTCTCATCTTGTCATTTCCCCTATTCAATTATATTCTCTAATCCATACACTAACGTATCAATTGTCATGACGGTTTCCACTGCGAGTTGGATTCCTGGCATAAAAGAAGACCTGTGTAAAGAGTCATGTTTTATTGTTAATGTTTGCCCAACTCCACCAAAAATCACTTCTTGATGTGCCACTAATCCTGGTAAGCGTAAACTATGAATATGCATTCCGTCTAATGTTGCTCCTCTTGCCCCTTGTAGCTC
It contains:
- a CDS encoding tetratricopeptide repeat protein, coding for MEPFQKWDSLFDYVKANWKHLSEKERTAHVESLEQGRERLLSKWAEMDEKLALLEKDMDDFFQQMKTFRYESKGTSFFDLGMFEEAVKQFKQESKQSANEIIFLYLAFSQLYAEHWTGAKETFLFLLHSHEESIVHFAYVGLGCLAVQEEQWDEAIAHFEKALTLTNNVDVVYNLGMCHYLQSQPTMALAFFEDVIKAMPDDGETYYYIGRCYIANDDVEKAFNAWLTALQVVETKEILFTLAYDFEWIGMHHGAIHCYERLLSLGYDDTAVWHGLAWNIGLMDEREKAKELFTTLLEQSDDVNVLTSYLWLLRTWGEKEELQRIANATNHILSNYPLCQASLLN
- the panC gene encoding pantoate--beta-alanine ligase, with translation MKIVETIQELRHILKPYREQTIGFVPTMGFLHNGHMSLVENARAQCDLVVMSIFVNPLQFGPGEDFERYPRDFKRDEQLAKEHGVDVLFYPSVEEMYPQKPAMTVVVHEGVDRLCGRTRPGHFDGVATVVLKLFGMVAPTYAYFGLKDAQQVAVIEKLVRDFNIATKVVACPILREQDGLAQSSRNVNLTDTERKNATCIYRSLQLGKQTIETGERDAANIEKMVRQHLEQTTLGQIDYVEMLAFPELAKREKAEGRLIIAVAVQYSKARLIDNVIIEV
- a CDS encoding YpmA family protein produces the protein MDVISTVKIEKTPDVYKIVDALNRTLKEDDLMFGLALDQKDRSKMVFTIYRT
- the dinG gene encoding ATP-dependent DNA helicase DinG is translated as MGRKRRATTNRKRNKPYFIQLPIMPSFVIKLTQVTPLEVIEMTKRYCVVDIETTGQTAGVDRIIQIGAVLIEDGEIIERFATYVNPLTKIPTFIKQLTGITDEVVKHAPTFDLVAKELLLMLEGASFVAHNVRFDLSFLQKELEDAGYHPFTGYVIDTVELARLLLPKEDGYKLNQLAEKLDITHERPHQADSDAEVTAHLLLVLLHKLKKLPAITLQQLKPVMKRLQSDIDQLLLPIIHEKQRKLQDDDTQFDIYRGLAIRKKKKWKRQPLDEPMPFAKYKEALVNQDGQLANVFTDYEVRTGQQEMMDEVNDALSESKHLLIEAGTGTGKSIAYLLPSVFWAKNEQKPVVISTQTIPLQQQLLDRDIPLLKNVTPFPFHVALLKGRNHYLCLRKFEQRVMGSYDEDNYDTLLSMGQILIWLTETTTGDVEELNLPSGGRAFWHEVKSDAATCLGNRCPWFSRCFYQTARKNAQQAEIIITNHALLFTDLVHKKSLLPSYSQVIIDEAHHLEEVACDHLGEQTDYVTFAYLWNRFGTLETKGIVKRFHMVAEQYELDHGASLHQFVQVGQQVKEEIDELFRMLRAFVEKQAVGKTEIGRISYRYMAHEESGPLWSNITEVALRMLMYSKNMEQLGMKLAKPLELIKDGLTLEERGVLTDFKSWLQSWQEETTKIERLLLEYDPNLVYWMETDERGAKNGSFLYSKPIDIGELLADHFFMHKKSVVLTSATLTVKRSFSYLIERLGLQDFGPSTTIVPSPFQYETQAKLLIPTDVPAINSPQFKDDIIDKIVDVAFVTKGRMLILFTSYDMLKQVYAKVKDRLSDEDFHLIGQGVNSGSRAKLMKAFKQHDKAILFGTSSFWEGIDIPGEDLSCLIIVRLPFSPPDDPVLEARSERLKETGKNPFMELSLPQAILRFKQGFGRLIRTSHDKGVVIVFDKRIITTKYGASFLASLPSVPVYEDEMKSLLNVCKNWL
- the panD gene encoding aspartate 1-decarboxylase; the protein is MYRTMMKAKIHRARVTEANLNYVGSITIDEDIMEAVDIIENEKVQIVNNNNGERFETYVIAGPRGSGVFCLNGAAARRVQEQDVIIVISYAMVHQDDLANYKPTVAIMDENNKIVEMLGKEPASTVM
- a CDS encoding amidohydrolase, translating into MSQQYFYNGVIITLNEHDDIWERGSFLVDEKGKVVHVNEGPPPLDEPETMYIDLKGKWVLPGLINTHGHTGMTMLRGHADDLPLEQWLQDKMWPIESRFTKEAVLASQSLAMVEMLKSGTTTFLDMYHLHLADMAEQVVKVGMRAVMTRGMIGLCSVAEQKEKIQEAVHFATEYRGADDGRVTTMLSPHAVYTCPPNFIEMVVNEAHRHSLPLHTHMSETAFEVEENERKYGKRPVAHLADLGFFSTKSLVAHAVHVNEEEMELLHKHNVSVSYNPMSNLKLGSGIAPVATMVEKGITVAFGTDSAASNNHLDLFEEMRTGILIQKGVQQNSTVLPAKKALQMATTNGAEALGLQYVGQIKCGYEADFITICPDGPHFQPNNHIVSHLVYTASGRDVNDVYVKGKQLVKDKVCTTMDEEKIQFELNQQYNRLL